Below is a window of Vulpes lagopus strain Blue_001 chromosome 13, ASM1834538v1, whole genome shotgun sequence DNA.
ttagttttctgAATTAAAGCTGTTGAGCTCATGGTTCTCATGTTGGTTAATAAGTATTAACatattttcttgaaaagttaATTCTACAATAGTGTTCCtcaattggaaaaaatatatcgGCCACATATTAGGTGCCAAAAAACTGGCATTGTATTTGTACAATTTGTTGTTTTGACAAAATGACATGTAAAATCATGTTAAATAAAAGATTGCTGCCTTTGAAACAAACCAtgcttttaaaattgtgaagAATGTGTGACTGTCATGATTTTCAACTTCCTTTCTGGTTCAAAGATCAAATTCTACCTTTTTCTCATGGTGATCCTCTTCTCAGCAGTTGTAGCATAGCATTCTTTACGTCTTTGTTCCTCAGGGAATAGATGAGAGGATTTAACAATGGTGTGACCACAGTGTAGAAGAAGGTAAAGAATTTGCTATATGTTGAAGCAAAGTGATTCTTAGGATATGTATACACTGGTGCCACAGTTCCGTAAAACATGAATACCACAGTAAGGTGGGAGGAACATGTGGCAATGGCTTTCTGCCTTCCATCTTTGGATTGGATTTTACCTAAAGCTTGAGCTATGTAGCCATAAGAAGTCAGGATCAATGCCAGTGGCACGATGGTGAAAAGAATAGCAGAGATGGTCATTTGCCATTCAATGGCAGAGGTGTGTCCACATGTCAACCGTATGAGGGCTGGAACCTCACACAGAAAGTCATCTAGGCGGTGGTGGGTGCAGAATGGAAGCTGAAGTGTGACAGGAATTTGAGTAACAGATTCTATCAGGCCAGAGAGCCAGGCTATGAGCACCAGCTTCCAACAGAACTGATGATGCATGATGATGGTATAGTGCAAGGGCTGGCAGATAGCAATGTAGCGGTCAAAGGCCATCACTACCAACATGACACATTCTGTGGCACCAAGGCAGAGCAACATACAGAGTTGGATGACACAGCCTGTGTGGGTGATGATCTTGCCTGGCCCCCACAAGTTGGACAACATATGGGGCACAGTGGTTGTGGTAAAGCAGAGatccaagaaagaaagattgctaagaaagaagtacatgggggtgtaGAGATGAGGGTCCACACAAGAGACTAAGATAATTATTGAGTTGGAGAGGATGATCATGGTGTATAAGATGATCACAATCCAGAAGAGAATCATTTCTAGATGGGGCCATTCAGAGAAGCCCAGAAGAATGAAGCCCATTGGGAAACTCTTGTTGGTCATCACTGGTACTTTTGGCATTGGAATTTGAATATAATTATAACAAAAGTTTTGTGAATTGAGGTTTGAAGGttattctatcatttatttaatgaagGCAAACATTATTAGTTTTCCAGGGGATCTTAGAACAGGAGACATATGAGTGTTTTATATCAGACCAGCAAGATACAACTTCCCTTCCATAAGTCTGTTCTTTTTATATACAAAAGAGATATTTGTTAAGATAtcatctttgaaatttatttctaaatctgaAATAACAACATTCTTCATAGACACTCTGAtatgattacttttttaaataataaatttattttttattggtgttcaatttgccaacatacagaataacacccagtgctcatctcgtcaagtgcccccctcagtgcccgccacctagtcacccccaccccccgccctcctccccttccaccacccctagttcatttcccagagttaggagtcttctgtgttctgtctccctttctgatatttcctacccatttcttctcccttcccctctattccctttcactattatttatattccccaaatgaatgagaacatataatgtttgtccttctccgattgacttacttcactcagcataacaccctccagttccatccacgtcgaagcaaatggtgggtatttgtcatttctaatggctgagtaatattcaatttgATACGATTACTTTAGATTATGTTTATGCTTCTTCTAGATTGTACTTTCAGCTATATATATAGTAGCTCTCTAAAACATTTGCGATGATGTGTTGAAAACACAGTTTTATTTAAGTATGTAGTGCTCCAATGTATTGTAGTGTTATTTGCATT
It encodes the following:
- the LOC121474970 gene encoding olfactory receptor 2H1-like; translated protein: MTNKSFPMGFILLGFSEWPHLEMILFWIVIILYTMIILSNSIIILVSCVDPHLYTPMYFFLSNLSFLDLCFTTTTVPHMLSNLWGPGKIITHTGCVIQLCMLLCLGATECVMLVVMAFDRYIAICQPLHYTIIMHHQFCWKLVLIAWLSGLIESVTQIPVTLQLPFCTHHRLDDFLCEVPALIRLTCGHTSAIEWQMTISAILFTIVPLALILTSYGYIAQALGKIQSKDGRQKAIATCSSHLTVVFMFYGTVAPVYTYPKNHFASTYSKFFTFFYTVVTPLLNPLIYSLRNKDVKNAMLQLLRRGSP